GTCATCTAAAAGATGGCCGAGGTTAGTAGATCCTGACCAGTTTTGATCCATGATAATAATGATCTAAGATAGCACGATAATCGAAACCTCTTAAGGCCATCGCCCCAGCCCCAGTCTGACACATTCCGACCCCATGTCCCCATCCAGCACCTTTCAAAATGAAATTTTCTCCTTGACGATCAACCACAAAGCATGAGCTATAAAGATAATTGCGAGATAAGACGTTTCTAATTTGAAGCTCATTTTCAATCACGAGGGATCTCAAAGAGCCGCGAAGTTCAATCTTCTTTAGCCTACCCGAAACTCCACGTTCGAGGGGAACTATCTCGTTAAGCAATCCGATATTTTGACCAGTTTTTTGATTGATAATCTGGCTTAATTCAGATCTGGAATATTGCTCAGTCCACCGAAAATATTTTTTTGTATAGGCAAGTGCGTCGGGAATGGGTATTTTGAGCGTGTTACAGAACACGTCGGGAGTACTCTCAATCCAGCGCCGTACAGTAGATTCGTCCGATAAATTAGATACCGATCGGGCAGATCTGGTGTCAGGACGCCCGCGAAGATAGGGTTGCGGCGTACCAACCCAAACATTTTCGTTGTTCTCTGAATGTCCCCCGCACACAGCAGCATACCGCGTATCGCAGATTTGATCTTTATAAATGAGGACCTGACCACGGGTTTTCATAACAGCCTCAGTAACTGATTCTGCCTCACGCTCAACCCCCCCATAAACATGGCAATGAACTTCATCGCAGAGATCAAAAGGTGCCATCCGATGGAGTTTGTCTAACATCCCAATGGTAAATCCACGGGCGGTAACCGCTTGCGCTTTTAAGGCCTCCATCGGAAAACCTTGGTTCATCTCCGATCCAACCACACCCCGCAAGTAGATTTCAATCGGCAATTGATTGACAACCGTGACGCCTCCATATTGGTCGATCCAAAATTCTAAATGATTCCGATAAGTTCGCTGTTGCGCCCGCTCAAAATGAAAATTCTTGCCAGTTATAGTTGTTAGCTTAAAAAGGTTGCCCATGACACGAATCATGGTCGAAGATTCGAAACGTGCCCCATTAGATATATTGGTCAAAATAATTTTTCCAGCAGGTCGTGCTTTAAAGAAGGGCAGGATCGTGGTCGATAGTTGCGGTTGAATCTGGCGTTGATATTGCCGAGCTTCAGCTTCGGAATCAAAAAATGGTTTCAATAAAACTTGATAAAATATGATTTCCCTTAATTGGCCGTTCCGAAATACCCTCTTTTTGATTTGTTTGATCTTGCTTGAGAAATTAGCCCGCTCTAAATTCGAGGTCAATTGTTGGGCAACAAGAGCATCTTCAGTTTCGCGATAGAGCAATCCATAGCCCAGTGGGGCGGGTGCGGCATTCTGTAAAGTTACCTGCCAGCGCTTGCCCAGAATTGATTCAGCCAGCAATTTCTCATCTGAGTTAAATACATCGATAGTACCATCACTTTCAAATTCGATCGTTGCTAAATTTTCTGCTATTCCAATTCGAATCTCAGGACCGAATTCGGAGATCGGTGCTGGGGGAAGAGGAAGATAAGCGCATCGGCAGATAGTTAAAATCAATAATGCAATTATTATCGTAGCTATTCTGTTCAATTTATGGTTCTCCAGAAATTATGCGAGAATCGTTTTTGTTCCATCTTTGATTTTCGGAATGGGGCCGAATCAAATCAATAATAGAGCAAAATGAGGAAAAAATCAAGGGAAAAAATTATTGAACCCCATCATTTCACATGTTGACTTAAAAATTAATGAGCCTTGAGAGCTAAAGCTCGGTCGCATGAACTTTCTGAGAATTTCAAGGAGAAGGATTGAAATTTGAAAACGTAGCTTGTAACATTGCTTCGTCGAAAAATTTTCATTGATACAAGAGGATTGAAAAAATTAGGGGCGAATCGATCAATAAATTGGTTTTTTCAGATATCCATGAACTTTTATCGGACAGATGTCTAACGAGATTTTAGATCGGCACAAATGTGAAGTGCAATCGCTCGTACAGAGATTGTGGAGGTGAGAAGAAAAAAATAGGCAAGTCAAGCTTGCCTATGATAAAAAATGTTAAGTGAGTGCCGAAGGTGGGATTCGAACCCACACGGGCGGTGCCCACACGGCCCTGAACCGTGCGCGTCTGCCAGTTTCACCACTTCGGCATTTTGCATAATAAAATAAGAATAAAAATAAAAAAAGTCAAGCACTTTGTTTTGTTCTTGACTTTTATTTTTAAAACTCTTATTTTTGGCCGTTTAAAAAGGATGGTCTTCAATGAGATTCGAATTTGATGGAACAAATTTATGAGCCAAAAGGTTACAATCGCGAACAAAAAGGCAAGGTTTCAATACGAGATCCTTGAGACGTTCGAAGCCGGGATTGTATTGCAAGGTACCGAAGTTAAATCTTTGCGCCTCGGCAAGGGAAATATTCAGGATAGCTATGCAACGATTAAGGATGGAGAGGCATTTATTTATAATATGCATATTAGCCCTTATGAACAAGGCAATATATATAACCACGATCCAGACCGAATCCGGAAATTATTGTTGCATAAGCAA
Above is a genomic segment from candidate division KSB1 bacterium containing:
- a CDS encoding SpoIID/LytB domain-containing protein codes for the protein MNRIATIIIALLILTICRCAYLPLPPAPISEFGPEIRIGIAENLATIEFESDGTIDVFNSDEKLLAESILGKRWQVTLQNAAPAPLGYGLLYRETEDALVAQQLTSNLERANFSSKIKQIKKRVFRNGQLREIIFYQVLLKPFFDSEAEARQYQRQIQPQLSTTILPFFKARPAGKIILTNISNGARFESSTMIRVMGNLFKLTTITGKNFHFERAQQRTYRNHLEFWIDQYGGVTVVNQLPIEIYLRGVVGSEMNQGFPMEALKAQAVTARGFTIGMLDKLHRMAPFDLCDEVHCHVYGGVEREAESVTEAVMKTRGQVLIYKDQICDTRYAAVCGGHSENNENVWVGTPQPYLRGRPDTRSARSVSNLSDESTVRRWIESTPDVFCNTLKIPIPDALAYTKKYFRWTEQYSRSELSQIINQKTGQNIGLLNEIVPLERGVSGRLKKIELRGSLRSLVIENELQIRNVLSRNYLYSSCFVVDRQGENFILKGAGWGHGVGMCQTGAGAMALRGFDYRAILDHYYHGSKLVRIY
- the smpB gene encoding SsrA-binding protein SmpB, with translation MSQKVTIANKKARFQYEILETFEAGIVLQGTEVKSLRLGKGNIQDSYATIKDGEAFIYNMHISPYEQGNIYNHDPDRIRKLLLHKQEIKRLTGKVLERGLTLVPLKIYFKKGKVKVELGLARGKSIVDRRKDIAWRDEQRIMEREFKEKGKFRIK